The nucleotide window CGGCTGCTCCTCAGATTGAACTCTTTCTGAATGGGAGATCATTAGGAGTTCAAACAGCAAAAGATGCTCAATACGATTTTCTGCACATCTTCCCGAAAATAAAGTTTGAAAAAGGCACCTTGTTGGCTATCAGCAAAGATGCAGCCGGCAAAGAGCAGAGCCGTTACTCAGTACAAACAGCCGGAGCGCCCCGTCAGATTACTCTCAAACCGATTCTCAACCCCAAAGGATGGAGAGCCGACGGCAGTGATCTGGCCCTGATCGAGGTGGAGGTGAAAGACAAAAACGGAATCCGCTGTCCCCTTGCAAACGACACCATTCGTTTCTCCGTTACAGGACCGGCAGAATGGAGAGGAGGCATCGCTCAGGGGAAAGACAATTTTATTTTATCGCAAAGTATACCCGTAGAGTGTGGCATCAATCGCGTTTTCCTTCGTTCATTGCCACAAAGCGGTAAGGTTCAGATCGTAGCTTCTTCCAATAATCTTCTTCCGGCGGAGATTACTTTGACGACGCAGCATGTAGCTGTGAATGAAGGTCTTTCTGAGCTTGCTCCGTTACCCGACGGAGCATTGAGAAGAGGAGAAACTCCAACCGGAAAATCATACAGTACCAAACGAATTGCGCTTGAGGTTGAAAGTGCAGCTGCCGGTGCCAACCAGGAGATGGCGGAAAACAGCTACGATGACAATGAAATGACAGAATGGAGGAATGATGGGAAAATATCGACCGGATGGATTACCTACACGCTGAAACGGGATGCCGTTGTGTCAGAGGTGGTGATGAAACTCACCGGGTGGCGATCCCGGAGCTATCCACTTACTGTTTCTATCGACGGAAAAGAGGTGTGGAAAGGGAGTACACCCCGTAGCCTTGGTTACGTCACACTTCCCATTGCCCCTACCAAAGGCAAGACCATTACCATCCGGCTGACCGGTGACAGTAAAGAGAAAGATGCTTTTGAAAATATGATTGAGGTAACCGGCACCAAGCAACTCGATCTTTATAACGATCCGAACGCGGCCAATTCAAAAGGACAGCTCAGAATAGTAGAGATAGAGTTTTATAAAACCCCAAAAAGTAACACGACAGACTAAAATAACCTCAATCCAAGGTATCGAAGAACAGACCTTGAATTTTATAGCTTATTGCAAATAGCACAGATCGATCAACTAAATACGTATAAAAGAGGTCATATTAAGATACTATATAGTACCCACTTGATCTTATATAATTCATAATCAAAAAATAGCATACACATGAAGATTCACAGAAAGATTACAGAAGTTGCTTCCGACAAGCGAGTTCAAAAACTAATCAGTTTTTTGGTCGGTCTTGGAGCCCTCGCTTGGTTTCTCATACGTGTTATTCCCAAACCCAGTCGGGCAAGTTACCCTTGTCAAAGGGCTGCATTCCCCATTGCAAGTGCATTTGTTATATGGGTTACCGGATTTCTATCCAGTATGTTTGGGTTGAAATATCTGGGACGTAAATTTTCCCATAAACAGTGGGTGGTAATTAGTTGTTCGGCAGCTGCGGTAGTAGTTTTGGTAGGTTGGTTTACCGTTTTTCCTACCAATATCAGCGATGCGCTGGCGCTTACTCCCCCCAAGGAATATGCTCCGGCAACCGGGTTCGACTGGCAACCGGGAGCATCCAACCAACCCATTGGAGAAGCGAAGGGTATTTTCCCCGGTCGTGTAGTAATGATGCGCGACCCTAAAGCCACACATTGGGCAGGTAATTGGAAAGAAAAATCGGATCAGTGGTGGCTTGATAAAAATACCGACAAAGAACGTATAACTGCGCTGCTTTCCGGTACATTACAGAAGCTTACAGGAGCAAAGACCGATAAAGCTTCCTGGGATAAGATTTTCAAATATTACAACCAGTCTGTGCGTGGAATTAAAAATCGTGGTTATCAGGCCGGCGAATTGGTGGCCGTAAAGATCAACCTGAACAACAGCAGTGTGGATAAACAGGACAATCAAACCGATGCAACACCTCAAATGGTGCTGGCCATGGTACGTCAGCTGGTGTATAAGGCCGGAGTTCCTCAAAAAAATATTATCGTGTATGATGCTCGCCGTCCCATTTATCCATATATGCTTACCGAGATATGGAACGAATTTAAAGATGTTCGCTTTTTGCAGGAAAATGCACCCGATCCAAAGCAACCTGTAAATCCGGCTTATGGTGACTACACCGGGCTGGAAGGCGCCGACTGGGTGGATGGTATTACTTATTCGGCAGGTAAATTCAACAAAGCAAAATTGATGCCACGTCAGATCAAAGAAGCTACATATCTCATCAATCTGGCTTTACTCAAGCTGCATTCTTATCCGTATAATTATATGGAAGATGGGGACGAGGGACAAACTGCATTGACTATGACAGGAAAGAATCATGCCGGCTCCATCAAGGGAACATCGGAATTACATTCCATCCTGAACACCAAAAAAGAGGGCGTTAAAAATGCATGGTCGCCGCTGGTGGATTTGGCAGCATCGCCCAATCTGGGTGGAAAGACGATTCTGTATATTCTGGATGGATTGTACTGCGGTCGCAAATGGCGTTGCTATCCTTCGCATTTTCCTAACTATCCGTTCAAGAATAAGGTAGAACCATATGAAAATCCCGAATGGCCATCGTGTGTGCTGGCGTCGTTTGATGGAGTTGCTATACAGTCAGTGGGATTGGACATAATGTATGCTCAAAGCAAAAACAACTTCGAAACATCTTATCACAATGTACCTCGTATTCTTATCCGTGATAATGCCGACGATTTCCTGCACGAAATGGCTACCCCACAAAATGCACCTTCGGGAGTTAAGTACATGCAGGGTGGAAAACCGGTCCAGAGTCTGGGTGTTTTCGAACATTGGGACAATGATAGCACTATGCGCTATTCCCGCAACCTGAATGCAAAAAAAGGGAAAGGCATAGAGTTTATTTATAGCATTATAGGTGCTAAAAATTAAAGTGTTATTCATAATCCAAGAAAAGAGTTCCATTTGAGTGGAACGAGTCTTATTCGACCTTAAAAAATTATTATCATATGAAAAACAACAGGACCGGGTTATTATTCCTGATTATACTCTTAATGCCTTTTGCTCTTTGTGCTCAGGATGCACCGCAAAAAAACAATAATCATCCAAATTTTCCCAGGGTAACAGCCAGTCTGCCGGGAGGAAAGGCAGCCGATATTCCGGCCGGACCATTCAGCCCTACGTGGAAATCTATAAGTCAGAACTACAAAGTGCCCGATTGGTTTTTGGATGGAAAATTCGGAATTTTCATTCACTATGGACCTTATACCGTTCCGGCACATGCCAGTGAGTGGTATCCCCGTCATATGTACAGTAATCCAGGTGTTCAGAAGTGGCACGAAGAACATTTTGGAAAGGTGGATAGCTTTGGATACAAAGACTTTATTCCTTTGTTTAAAATGGAAAAATTCAATGCAGGCGAATGGGCTGAACTGTTCAAAAAGTCAGGTGCGAGATATGTTATCCCCACCGCCGAACATCACGATGGTTTTGCGATGTATGACAGTAAGCTAACCCGTTGGAATGCAAAAAACATGGGGCCTCATATCGATTTTATAGGCGAATTGGGTGATGCTGTTCGTGCGAAGGGCTTGAAATTCGGGGTTTCTAACCACCGCATGGAAAACTGGGATTTTATGTATCCGCAGCTGGATGTGAAAACCGATTTATTTGATCCGAGGTATGCCGATTTTTACGGGCCACCACAAGTGCCACAGGTACGAAAATTGCCTAAAAACGGCGAAGAAGTGATGGAAGATCAGGCAAAGGCGTATCAGAGCGAGGCTTATCTGGAAGAATGGTTAGCTCGTTGTCAGGAGTTGGTGGATAAATACAAGCCTGACCTTTTCTGGTTCGATAACGGAGTGAACAGCCGCCAGCTCGATTCCATCAAACTGCGTTTTGCGGCTTATTACTATAACCGCGCTGCACAGTGGGGGAAATCGGTTTCTATCAGTACAAAATCTGATGCTTATCTGGCCGGCAGTATCCGCGATTTTGAGCGTCAGGGGCGTGCTCCGAAAGAAAGAACCGATTATTACTGGCAGGTTGACGATCCTATTGGTGATAAATTTGGTTACGTGGAAGGTATGAAGCTTTCAAATGCGGGCGCCATAGTGCGCAAATTGGTTGAAAACGTAAGCCACAATGGAAATTATATGCTGAACATCTCACCTAAAAGCGATGGAACCATTCCAGAAGAACAAAAACAAATATTACTCGGAGTGGGTAACTGGCTGACTATAAATGGAGATGGTATTTATGGCACTCGTGCCTGGAAAACAGATAAAGACGGTCAGTTCTGCTTTACTACCAAAGGGGGAGCGTTGTATGCCATTTCATTGCAATGGAGCGAACAGCCCGTAACAATTGCAGCTTTGCCGATAAGTGCTGGCAAAGTATCGGAAGTGACTTTGTTAGGCTACAAAGGGGAAATCAAATTTTCGCAAGATGAAACTGGGCTGAAAATATTTTTCCCTGCAACTCCTCCGTGCGAGTATGCCTATACATTTAAAATAAAGGGCGTTATTAACAATACAGCGACAGGTAATGTGGATGCCAAAAGCAGCCTGAGTCATCTCGATTTTTTCTATGCAGGTGAAGCTAAAAAGCAAAATATGTATATTGTTCGCAAAGGGGAAGTGACTTGGTCGTATACCCATCCCGGCGAAGGTGAAATCAGTGATGCGGTGATGCTCTCGAACGGTAATATCCTGTTTGCTCACCAGTTTGGTATTACAGAAATTACGCCCGACAAGAAAGTGGTTTGGAACTACGATGCTCCTTCCGGCACCGAAACTCATACGGCAGTACCCATTGGTAAGAACAGTGTATTGTTTTTGCAAAACGGGAATCCGGCCAAACTGATAGTGATGAATAAGAAAAATAATGCCGTTGAAAAAGAGCTGATAATGCAAGTTGGCAATCCCAATAAGGTGCATGGACATTTTCGCCATGCCCGATTGACCAAAGCCGGCACTATTCTGGTTGCTCACATGGATATGGGGCAACTTTGCGAATACGATGCGGATGGGAAACAGCTGTTCAGTATGGATATTCCGGGAATTTGGTCGGCCGAAGAGCTACCCAACGGACACATTCTGGTAACCAGTAAAACAGGTGTTCGCGAAATTGATCGCCAGCAAAATCTGATTTGGGAATATCCATTAAGCCTCTCTAAAGATGCCGGATACAGCATTACTTCGCCACAAACTTCGGTTAGGTTGGCCAACGAAAATACGCTTGTCAGTAACTGGTTTAATCAATGGAACGGCACAGGACAAGTGGACATGAATAATCAACCTATACAGGCAGCAGAAGTAACTCCCGACAAGAAAATTGTTTGGGTATTGCGTCAGTGGCAATCGCCCGATTTGGGACCATCTACCATTATAGTGCCACTGAATCAGCCACGGACAACCGAAAAGATCTCTTTTGGTCAGTTTCACTAATAACTATCCATCCCGGAATTATCTTTTTTCGAAATGATGAACAGAAAAATCATAATATGGACAATCAGTTTTTTGATTTTGTCCGTTAGTTACTCGCTTTCGGCACAGGTTTTACTGCCAACGGAACTATCTCCTGAAACTAAAATCTCCCTGAACGGTAAATGGAAATTCAAATACATCCCCTCTACGCTTATTGGTGATGATTCGCTGTTTATTAAACCGGAATTTTCTACTGATCGTTGGGCTTTTATTCAAACGCCGGGGCATTGGGAACTTCAGGGGTTTGCGGAGCCTTTTTATGGTAAAAACCTAAAAGAGGGAACGGGCCTTTACCGCACTATCTTTTCTGTGCCTGCCGGATGGAAAAACTCGCCGGTGTATCTAGCTTTCGATGGGGTGCAGTATGGTTATTCGCTTTGGATAAACGGGAAGCCGGCAGGAAATTTCGCCAGTTCGTTCAACCGGCAAATTTTCGACATTACCGATTTGGTAAAATACGGATCAGAGAATATGTTGGCGGTAAAAGTAAGTACCCGCACCAAAGGTTGGGAGTTCGATACCAACGACTGTTGGTCACTGTCGGGAATTATCCGTGATGTAACGCTGTTTCATCTTCCTGCAACGCATATCAAGGATCTTACTATACAAACCTTTG belongs to Paludibacter jiangxiensis and includes:
- a CDS encoding DUF362 domain-containing protein — encoded protein: MKIHRKITEVASDKRVQKLISFLVGLGALAWFLIRVIPKPSRASYPCQRAAFPIASAFVIWVTGFLSSMFGLKYLGRKFSHKQWVVISCSAAAVVVLVGWFTVFPTNISDALALTPPKEYAPATGFDWQPGASNQPIGEAKGIFPGRVVMMRDPKATHWAGNWKEKSDQWWLDKNTDKERITALLSGTLQKLTGAKTDKASWDKIFKYYNQSVRGIKNRGYQAGELVAVKINLNNSSVDKQDNQTDATPQMVLAMVRQLVYKAGVPQKNIIVYDARRPIYPYMLTEIWNEFKDVRFLQENAPDPKQPVNPAYGDYTGLEGADWVDGITYSAGKFNKAKLMPRQIKEATYLINLALLKLHSYPYNYMEDGDEGQTALTMTGKNHAGSIKGTSELHSILNTKKEGVKNAWSPLVDLAASPNLGGKTILYILDGLYCGRKWRCYPSHFPNYPFKNKVEPYENPEWPSCVLASFDGVAIQSVGLDIMYAQSKNNFETSYHNVPRILIRDNADDFLHEMATPQNAPSGVKYMQGGKPVQSLGVFEHWDNDSTMRYSRNLNAKKGKGIEFIYSIIGAKN
- a CDS encoding alpha-L-fucosidase; amino-acid sequence: MKNNRTGLLFLIILLMPFALCAQDAPQKNNNHPNFPRVTASLPGGKAADIPAGPFSPTWKSISQNYKVPDWFLDGKFGIFIHYGPYTVPAHASEWYPRHMYSNPGVQKWHEEHFGKVDSFGYKDFIPLFKMEKFNAGEWAELFKKSGARYVIPTAEHHDGFAMYDSKLTRWNAKNMGPHIDFIGELGDAVRAKGLKFGVSNHRMENWDFMYPQLDVKTDLFDPRYADFYGPPQVPQVRKLPKNGEEVMEDQAKAYQSEAYLEEWLARCQELVDKYKPDLFWFDNGVNSRQLDSIKLRFAAYYYNRAAQWGKSVSISTKSDAYLAGSIRDFERQGRAPKERTDYYWQVDDPIGDKFGYVEGMKLSNAGAIVRKLVENVSHNGNYMLNISPKSDGTIPEEQKQILLGVGNWLTINGDGIYGTRAWKTDKDGQFCFTTKGGALYAISLQWSEQPVTIAALPISAGKVSEVTLLGYKGEIKFSQDETGLKIFFPATPPCEYAYTFKIKGVINNTATGNVDAKSSLSHLDFFYAGEAKKQNMYIVRKGEVTWSYTHPGEGEISDAVMLSNGNILFAHQFGITEITPDKKVVWNYDAPSGTETHTAVPIGKNSVLFLQNGNPAKLIVMNKKNNAVEKELIMQVGNPNKVHGHFRHARLTKAGTILVAHMDMGQLCEYDADGKQLFSMDIPGIWSAEELPNGHILVTSKTGVREIDRQQNLIWEYPLSLSKDAGYSITSPQTSVRLANENTLVSNWFNQWNGTGQVDMNNQPIQAAEVTPDKKIVWVLRQWQSPDLGPSTIIVPLNQPRTTEKISFGQFH